In the Brachyhypopomus gauderio isolate BG-103 chromosome 4, BGAUD_0.2, whole genome shotgun sequence genome, one interval contains:
- the LOC143511610 gene encoding gastricsin-like — MKFSLTLILLCLALTEALIRVPLVKKKTLMEERGLLKEALDYSPDQGDLADHINFVKLCFLQMAYFGKIGIGTPPQYFYVHFDTGSSTLWVNSVYCNSDACSKHPLFNPSKSSTYHSNGKPFSIKYGTGSVSGIIGYDSITMGDLTVTNQKIGLSQSEPGNHFAGALHDGLMGLAFMPDQGTIVDSMIQEGVIEEPVFAFYLSRNSKSGSEVMFGGTDPSYYQGQINWVPVQQNSHWQLVFDGFEVDHHSTGWCKNGCTAIVDTGTSLLECPPQYVDDLHQKLGAQQDQNGNYVFDCSEISSLPSLTFVMNGAHLHLPASAYVLQEEDSDGNCRSGIKHSHEQYRNGLPYWILGDVFLRQFYSVFDQGNARVGFAALA, encoded by the exons ATGAAGTTCAGTCTGACTCTCATCTTGCTCTGTCTGGCTCTTACTGAGGCACTCATCAG AGTTCCTCTGGTGAAGAAGAAGACCTTAATGGAGGAGAGAGGTCTCCTGAAGGAAGCTCTGGACTACAGTCCAGATCAAGG GGACCTTGCAGATCACATTAACTTTGTTAAACTCTGTTTTCTCCAGATGGCTTATTTCGGAAAGATTGGAATAGGGACTCCACCCCAATACTTCTACGTCCATTTTGACACTGGCTCCAGTACTCTGTGGGTCAACTCTGTCTACTGCAACAGTGATGCCTGCT CTAAACATCCTCTCTTCAATCCAAGTAAGTCCTCCACATACCACAGCAATGGAAAACCATTTTCAATCAAGTATGGAACAGGCAGTGTGTCTGGCATCATTGGTTATGACTCAATAACA ATGGGTGACCTGACCGTCACAAACCAGAAGATCGGTCTAAGCCAGTCTGAGCCTGGAAATCACTTTGCAGGAGCTCTGCATGATGGCCTCATGGGGTTGGCCTTCATGCCTGACCAAGGAACCATTGTTGATAGCATGATCCAGGAAGGTGTTATTGAGGAGCCGGTATTTGCTTTCTATTTGAGCAG GAACTCCAAGAGTGGCAGTGAGGTGATGTTTGGTGGAACTGATCCATCCTATTACCAGGGGCAGATCAACTGGGTTCCTGTACAGCAAAATAGCCACTGGCAACTAGTCTTTGATGG ttttgagGTGGATCACCACTCAACAGGCTGGTGTAAGAATGGATGTACCGCTATAGTGGACACAGGAACTTCTCTCCTGGAGTGCCCACCACAGTATGTGGACGATCTCCATCAAAAGCTGGGAGCCCAGCAGGACCAGAATGGCAAC TACGTGTTTGACTGCAGCGAAATCAGCAGTCTTCCTTCCCTAACATTCGTCATGAACGGAGCTCACCTACACCTGCCAGCCTCTGCATATGTGCTTCAG GAAGAAGATTCCGATGGTAACTGCAGGAGTGGAATCAAGCATTCCCATGAGCAGTACAGGAATGGGCTTCCTTACTGGATCCTGGGAGACGTCTTCCTCAGACAGTTCTACTCTGTGTTCGACCAGGGGAATGCGAGGGTGGGATTCGCAGCCTTGGCGTAG